The Centroberyx gerrardi isolate f3 chromosome 13, fCenGer3.hap1.cur.20231027, whole genome shotgun sequence genome contains the following window.
TCATTTCACAGACAGACCATAATAAATCTGTGGGTTTGATCAGCTTCACTGTCCGTGTTGAAAtggcttttaaaactcactttctggccccaACTGTTTTTTAACCAAATCTCTCCTGTTGTAATTCCCACTGGTCGCCAGTAGAGGCCGATAGAGGCGATAGATCATCTGTCTGTTGATTTTACCGTTTGACCTCATTGATCTCTGTTTTATTGATCTGTCCTGTGTCTTTTATCTCTCCTGATtgtgcagcactttgtaactttgttttgaaaagtgccttATAaatacagattattattatatattattataacacACCTTGAACTACTTCTTCCTTCAGCCTTCAGTGTTCATTTTCACTGCAAGGCCTGTCTATTCAAATTCTAATCAAACAATTATCTGAATCAGCGATCATTTGCTAATGCCTGATTTCAACTTAGAATGCACACAAGAGTTTATTTGCTGGAATTGCTGAAAttccaattattattattagtagtagtagtagtagtagtagtagtagtagtagtattgtattttgtccaataaCTCGTCCATACATTGATAACTCTTTGTCCATTTTGACATATTGATAGTTCAGGTCAACTGCTACTGGGAAACAATTGatgtcactgattggcccatagggggcgctgtaATAAGCTCCCAAAGTCTGAGGCTCAGCCCCGCCGTCCTGTTAGTCgtagagatgtgaaacttggtacaGATATGTATCTGATCATGATGAACAGTTTTGCCTCTAGGACCCATAAGCTCCGCCTACAAAACATTCtgccattttgatttttttttaaaaatcttcaAAAATCTTCTTCTTATGAACCGCAGGTCACAATGACACCAGATTCGGTCTGCAGGCTTCTTGGACTTGCCTTTAATTTGTTTGAAAGTAGCTAAGGAATCAGGTAAAAGATGGCGGAGTTGTGACCAATGCAGTGGAACCGTTTGGTTCTATTTGACTTTCCAGCTGACAGTAGCGCTCCGCTGTAGCTGCGGCCTGCAGGCAGCAGGGGGCGACACCTCACTACAGATAGTCTGCTTCATCTGCTGTTACTGTTACCACAGAGTTCAGTCAGGATCTCCTGCCTGTCAACCAGCTGTTACATTACAAATATCATTTGTTGTATCTTAacatttgttcttgttgttttatttgttctgtcTGGTGATTTGATGCAGACTGAGCTCAGTCAGCTCACTGCAGGAtcaactgactgctgcaggAATCAAACATAGGATCTGAAGTGATAGAACCGTCATTCCTGTTCAGATCTACACTCATGTGGCTTCATTTACATGACAGATTTATCAATCAAAAAAGTTTATCAAATCAAaaaagtttgatttctataatcagtttcaacttcaataaattcaatcattccatacaaattcagaaaacagaatttaaattcagtcgtctgctggaacaaatctcatcactttcaatctaagtcatttacacaaacacaagatctcaagtcaagacttaaCATTTTAATCCAtttctatttcttcttctttataaTTTTccatataacaataaaaataacattattattattattactgatattgttatggttattattatcattatcattatcattattattttattgatttgttatccactcattgtttttattgatttatttgttgaACTTGCTGTGGCAACGCATCACGCTGTATCAATAAAccattgaattaaactgaattcCCGGAAGTGCCTCTGCATCATTTACTGTCACTCAGCGCCTGGCGACGCCCACTCCGCCTCACCGCGCAGCGCACATCCGCGGAGTGAAATAGTTCCCTCATTCAAAGCTTTCCTTGCTCCGTTATAGCGTCGTGATTTTAAACAAATCGATATTTTCTGATAGATTAGCTcggcaagttgtttttcacgATGTCATTCATAAGCTCGTGAGTGGTTTTCCTTTACTACGTAGCACACATTTGGCGCGAAAAGCACCGTGTGTGCGGATGAAGACGTAAAATTCTCAATCCGTAGTATTAAAGCCGCGGCAGCAGCTGACTGCGGTAAATGTTCTGAAGCTGCGAACGGGATTACCGGGAGGCTTTATGACAGTGTACTCTGACTATAGATACCATAGTTGATTATAGATTATTATAGTTTAATATTTTTATAGACAGACTTCCCTGGAATATACCCCGCTCTGGACATTAACCTTCACTGGAACACGTTGGATTTTACTGAGTTGTCATCGGTCCCTCGGGTTAAATTCGGGAGTCAGTTGACGGTGCGTCTGAAGCTCTCAGTCCGCTGCAGTCTGAATCTGTTAGAGCACCAGCAGCCTCCAGACGTGTTGTATGGGGAGAACGgtacgccaaactccattcaaagatctgtcagtttaatgctgccttgcttaCCGGCAATAGTACACAACcggtagaacatgacttaagacattTTGTGAATCATTAGGAGCCTCCTttaaattcggcatacacccAAATGCACCAATCAGCAACTATTTAAATTATATTGCAACTTTTATAATCGGCTCCCCGTTTATTCCCATTATTTTCTTGGACCTGAAATAGACTGTGGGCGGTAGCGAAgagtgtgaaccaattctaaaagttgagattctattgaaataagtgctgcttggtggattatttGTAtaccgaattgaagagtgggaCCTACCGATTAAGAAAAGCTCGTGACTCGTATTTCTGGAAAGTGTacctttgccgataagcaaggcaataTTGAGCtaccagatttttgaatggagtttggtgagCCGGTCTCTCCATACCAGATGACGGCACTTAGCAGTGTCAGTTGTGAACGTTTAGCTGAAGTGGCTTTTAAATGGAGAGTCGGTGTTAGAGTTGTGTTTGTGAGGTTTATTCGGGTCAGGGTCTGAGAGAGCTTCAGTTCTCAACGTGATGGAAAGTGAATTTACTTCAGTTTGGGTTGGAAATGTTCAAATATCtgctgtgagggagagagagtgtttgtgcctgctggctgctgctgtcacGTTGTTCCCCATATGGAAAAATCACTGTAGCCTAATGTTCGGATAATGTTCCTATAGGCACTTAGTGTGTACGGTGCTTAGTGATTTTATAGCAAACTTATCTTACCATATGGTAGCCTATATTATGTATTTTGGTGTCactaatatccctataatattcccatagggagTGTGTGGTACTTTAATAGTGAGTTGATgctgtcactataatattcctgtcaTGTGGACTGAcatttgctgtgacatttgtatGGTATCCCTCTAAACTTTACTATAGCGCCATTACCATAGCTATATTACCATATTACCATATTACCATATTACCATAGCTGCTTTTCGTAACATTATTATATCTTGAACTGAAGTTGTTTCCCCGCAGGCAGCCACCATGCCGCCGGTGTTAACCATGTCCGGTAGGAACTACGACTATGACTACGACTCGGTCCAGCCCTACTTCTTCTGCGACGCGGAGGAGGAAGACTTCTACCCGCCGCAGCGCAGCCAGGCGCTGCCGGGCCCGGGAGAAGACATCTGGAAGAAGTTCGAGCTGCTGCCGACGCCTCCTCTGTCGCCCAGCCGGCGGCCCTCGCTGTCCGGCCTGCTGCCCTCCACCGCCGACCGGCTGGAGATGGTGTCCGACCTGCTGGGCGACGACTCGGTCAGCCAGAGCTTCATCTGCGACCCGTCCCAGGCCTTCCTCCAGTCCTACATCATCCAGGACTGCATGTGGAGCAGCTTCTCCGCCGCCGCCCGGCTGGAGAAGGTGGTGTCGGAGCGGCTGGCCTCCCTCCAGGCCCGGCGGGACTCCGGGCCGGGGAAGGAGCCCGGCCagcggcccggcccggccccgAACGCCGGTTACCTGCAGGACCTGCACACGGCGGCCTCGGACTGCATCGACCCCTCCGTGGTGTTTCCTTACCCGCTAAATGAGAAGCCGAAGCCCGGCAGAGCGGCTCCGGAGCCGGGCTCGGACCTGCCGGACACCCCGCCgcacagcggcagcagcagcagcgagtcAGGTGGGAAGAGTTCAGACATTTGTAGCTTGTCATGTTGATTTAAACAGTTTGCTCGAAGCTTGCTTGTGATCCATCAATACATCACTGTCACTATCATCTTACTATCATCTTGCACTTTGCAACATGGTTTGGAAAAGTGCTTTATTAAGTTAGGcaagaattattattattagtagtgttagtagtgttAGTGTAGTCTACTCCTGGATGTTTGTCTTCCTTCTGTCAGGAAAGTGTTAAGTGTTGCATGGGGTTTTGTTACTGAGAGTTgcgtaacacaaacacacacacacacacacacacacacacacaaactttcccCCAGTTTCAACCAGCAGGGTGTGTGGGAGGAACCACTGAACCAGGGGGTGTAATGCACatgagcaggagtgtgtgtgtgtgtgtgtgtgtgtgtgtgtgtgtgtgtgtgttgtttcagcTGTAGAGCAGCAGGCAGAAAGTGTTGTCCTCACCGGCACTCAAACCagaaatttctcttttttttcccccagaagaagaagaggaggaggaagaggaggaagaggaggaggaagaggtggaggaggatgaagatgaggaagaggagatcgACGTGGTGACGGTGGACAGGCGGCGGGCGGTGCGGCGGTCGGACGCCGGCGGGTCGGACGCCACGCCGCTGGTCCTGAAGCGCTGTCACGTCAACATCCACCAGCACAACTACGCCGCCCAGCCCTCGCCCCCCGACCAGCCCGCCGGGAAACGGATTAAGTCGGAGAGCGTCCGGGTGGCGCCGAAGCAGccgggcggcggcggcggccggaGGTGCTGCAGCCCGCGGGCGTCGGACAGCGAGGACAACGACAAACGCAGGACTCACAACGTcctggag
Protein-coding sequences here:
- the mycb gene encoding transcriptional regulator Myc-B, whose translation is MPPVLTMSGRNYDYDYDSVQPYFFCDAEEEDFYPPQRSQALPGPGEDIWKKFELLPTPPLSPSRRPSLSGLLPSTADRLEMVSDLLGDDSVSQSFICDPSQAFLQSYIIQDCMWSSFSAAARLEKVVSERLASLQARRDSGPGKEPGQRPGPAPNAGYLQDLHTAASDCIDPSVVFPYPLNEKPKPGRAAPEPGSDLPDTPPHSGSSSSESEEEEEEEEEEEEEEEVEEDEDEEEEIDVVTVDRRRAVRRSDAGGSDATPLVLKRCHVNIHQHNYAAQPSPPDQPAGKRIKSESVRVAPKQPGGGGGRRCCSPRASDSEDNDKRRTHNVLERQRRNELKLSFLALRDEVPDVANNAKAAKVVILKKATECIMGMRTNERRLVAMKDELRKRSEELKHRLQQLRTQQPA